In one Cellulomonas sp. JZ18 genomic region, the following are encoded:
- a CDS encoding ABC transporter permease encodes MLRLTLAQMRRSLGRLVAAGVAIALGAAFVAATLVAGDVITRTGYDAVTASYGDADLVVAGDDGFSDEDLAQVRGTAGVRGADPVLIGFTRLSHGARETSERLVATPSDPRLGTLEVVEGASPAGDDEIALSAATAERLGAGIGDELRVTWWPVPDDASEDEPAEQSSDVRLVGLVEDPAGAWSQYGGAALVSPGSALRWSGYRSVEDAGPLRLLVATDPDRADAVRAALQAQLPSASVLTRDEAAAESVEEIGNGGNVLVMVALGFAAVALLVAALVIANTFQVIVAQRTRTLALLRCVGARRGQLRASVLLEAAVLGVGASLAGLLLGVGLAQAALSVLSRIDLGVPLPTTVTLTPAVVLLPLLLGTAVTVLAALVPARIATRVPPIAALRPVDAPTLRAGAGRVRLVLSLLLTVGGVALLLGAVAMAAAGVGVGQMLPLLVGVLGGAASFVGILLGAVLWLPRVVSGVGAVLRRGGPSTRLAAANTIRNPRRTAATSTALLIGVTLVAMMSTGAASARVSLAQELDERYPVDVLLAPTDDEGSVPAEVERRVADTPGIDAVVRVPTAYVSADDSLLAAFVVDDDAARTVLAEEGVAAALLDGVSVVPDWVEADGRASMTLTDASGESELGPPVDLEVRAGRNGEVYLTSEAARALGVQADRTVLLASMAPGAGAGDVLAGVQEAVGDADVYVVSGGTEREGYERAIDTLLAVVVGLLAVAVVIALVGVANTLSLSVIERRRESATLRAIGLSRRGLRWMLAVEGMLIAGVGAALGVGLGLFYGWAGAATVFGTTGDLHLAVPWSDLGIVLAVALLAGLVASVLPGRSAARTPAVAALAVD; translated from the coding sequence ATGCTGCGGCTCACCCTGGCCCAGATGCGCCGCAGCCTGGGCCGCCTCGTCGCGGCGGGCGTCGCGATCGCGCTCGGCGCGGCGTTCGTCGCCGCGACGCTCGTCGCCGGCGACGTCATCACGCGCACCGGCTACGACGCCGTGACGGCCTCGTACGGCGACGCGGACCTCGTCGTCGCGGGGGACGACGGGTTCTCCGACGAGGACCTCGCGCAGGTGCGCGGCACCGCCGGCGTCCGCGGTGCGGACCCGGTCCTCATCGGCTTCACGCGCCTCTCCCACGGGGCGCGCGAGACGAGCGAGCGCCTCGTCGCCACCCCCTCCGACCCCCGTCTCGGCACCCTCGAGGTGGTCGAGGGGGCGTCGCCCGCCGGTGACGACGAGATCGCCCTGAGCGCGGCGACCGCCGAGCGGCTGGGCGCGGGGATCGGTGACGAGCTGCGGGTCACGTGGTGGCCCGTCCCCGACGACGCGAGCGAGGACGAGCCCGCGGAGCAGTCGTCCGACGTGCGGCTCGTCGGCCTCGTCGAGGACCCCGCGGGCGCGTGGAGCCAGTACGGCGGCGCCGCGCTGGTGAGCCCGGGCTCGGCGCTGCGCTGGAGCGGGTACCGCTCCGTCGAGGACGCGGGCCCGCTGCGCCTGCTCGTGGCGACCGACCCGGACCGTGCCGACGCCGTGCGCGCGGCCCTGCAGGCGCAGCTCCCGAGCGCCTCGGTGCTCACCCGCGACGAGGCCGCCGCGGAGTCGGTCGAGGAGATCGGCAACGGCGGCAACGTGCTCGTCATGGTGGCGCTGGGCTTCGCCGCGGTCGCCCTGCTCGTCGCGGCCCTCGTCATCGCGAACACGTTCCAGGTCATCGTCGCCCAGCGCACCCGCACGCTCGCGCTGCTGCGCTGCGTCGGCGCCCGTCGCGGCCAGCTGCGCGCGTCGGTCCTGCTCGAGGCCGCCGTCCTCGGCGTCGGCGCCTCCCTGGCGGGGCTGCTGCTCGGGGTGGGGCTGGCGCAGGCCGCGCTGTCGGTGCTGTCCCGCATCGACCTGGGCGTGCCCCTGCCGACCACGGTCACGCTGACGCCCGCGGTCGTGCTGCTGCCGCTGCTGCTCGGCACCGCCGTGACGGTGCTGGCCGCGCTCGTCCCGGCGCGCATCGCCACGCGTGTCCCGCCGATCGCCGCGCTGCGGCCGGTGGACGCGCCGACGCTGCGGGCGGGCGCCGGGCGCGTGCGGCTCGTGCTCTCGCTGCTGCTCACGGTCGGCGGGGTGGCGCTGCTGCTCGGCGCGGTGGCGATGGCCGCCGCGGGCGTGGGCGTGGGCCAGATGCTGCCCCTGCTCGTCGGCGTGCTGGGCGGGGCGGCGTCGTTCGTCGGCATCCTGCTCGGCGCCGTGCTCTGGCTCCCCCGCGTCGTCTCCGGCGTGGGCGCCGTCCTGCGCCGCGGCGGCCCCAGCACGCGGCTCGCCGCGGCCAACACGATCCGCAACCCGCGGCGCACCGCGGCGACGAGCACGGCCCTGCTGATCGGGGTGACGCTGGTCGCGATGATGAGCACGGGGGCCGCGTCCGCGCGGGTCTCCCTCGCCCAGGAGCTCGACGAGCGCTACCCGGTGGACGTGCTGCTCGCCCCGACGGACGACGAGGGCTCGGTGCCGGCGGAGGTCGAGCGACGGGTCGCGGACACGCCCGGCATCGACGCCGTGGTCCGCGTCCCGACGGCGTACGTCTCCGCCGACGACTCGCTCCTGGCGGCGTTCGTCGTGGACGACGACGCCGCACGGACCGTGCTCGCGGAGGAGGGGGTCGCCGCGGCCCTGCTCGACGGGGTGTCCGTCGTCCCCGACTGGGTCGAGGCCGACGGGAGGGCGTCGATGACCCTCACCGACGCGTCCGGCGAGTCCGAGCTGGGGCCGCCGGTCGACCTCGAGGTGCGTGCAGGCCGCAACGGCGAGGTGTACCTCACGTCGGAGGCGGCGCGGGCGCTCGGCGTGCAGGCCGACCGGACCGTCCTGCTCGCCTCGATGGCGCCCGGGGCGGGCGCGGGGGACGTCCTCGCCGGCGTGCAGGAGGCCGTGGGTGACGCCGACGTGTACGTCGTCAGCGGCGGGACCGAGCGCGAGGGGTACGAGAGGGCCATCGACACGCTGCTGGCCGTCGTGGTCGGGCTGCTGGCGGTCGCCGTCGTGATCGCGCTGGTCGGCGTGGCCAACACGCTGTCGCTGTCGGTGATCGAGCGCCGGCGCGAGTCGGCCACGCTCCGGGCGATCGGGCTGTCCCGACGCGGCCTGCGGTGGATGCTCGCGGTCGAGGGCATGCTCATCGCCGGCGTCGGTGCGGCGCTCGGCGTCGGGCTCGGGCTCTTCTACGGCTGGGCGGGCGCGGCGACGGTGTTCGGCACGACCGGTGACCTGCACCTGGCGGTGCCGTGGTCGGACCTGGGCATCGTCCTCGCGGTCGCGCTGCTGGCGGGTCTGGTCGCGTCCGTGCTGCCCGGCCGGTCCGCGGCCCGGACGCCCGCGGTCGCCGCGCTCGCCGTCGACTGA
- a CDS encoding ABC transporter ATP-binding protein — MGTTVHRPADQPPAAASPHRPAASCARDLTKVYGSGAAAVRALDGVDVDFAAGAFTAIMGPSGSGKSTLMHLLAGLDQATSGSVHLGATDITRLGDDELTRLRRDRVGFVFQSFNLLPMLTAEQNIVLPLDLAGASVDRGWFDTLVETLGLRSRLSHRPSEMSGGQQQRVAIARALIAQPEVVFADEPTGNLDSRAGAEVLSFLRRSVRELGRTVVMVTHDPTAAAYADRVVLLADGRIAGDVGDPSPESVLAALDGLRSLEAPVGRDA, encoded by the coding sequence GTGGGAACCACCGTGCACCGTCCCGCCGACCAGCCGCCCGCGGCCGCGTCGCCGCACCGCCCCGCCGCGTCCTGCGCCCGTGACCTGACCAAGGTCTACGGGTCAGGGGCGGCGGCCGTCCGCGCGCTGGACGGCGTCGACGTCGACTTCGCCGCCGGCGCGTTCACCGCGATCATGGGTCCGTCCGGGTCGGGCAAGTCCACGCTCATGCACCTGCTCGCCGGTCTCGACCAGGCGACGTCGGGCAGCGTGCACCTCGGCGCGACCGACATCACGCGGCTCGGCGACGACGAGCTGACGCGCCTGCGCCGCGACCGCGTCGGCTTCGTCTTCCAGTCCTTCAACCTGCTGCCGATGCTCACGGCGGAGCAGAACATCGTCCTGCCGCTCGACCTGGCGGGCGCGTCCGTGGACCGCGGCTGGTTCGACACGCTCGTCGAGACGCTGGGCCTGCGCTCGCGCCTGTCGCACCGGCCCAGCGAGATGTCCGGCGGCCAGCAGCAGCGCGTCGCGATCGCGCGCGCCCTCATCGCCCAGCCGGAGGTCGTCTTCGCCGACGAGCCCACCGGCAACCTCGACTCGCGCGCCGGCGCCGAGGTGCTCAGCTTCCTGCGCCGCTCGGTGCGCGAGCTCGGGCGGACCGTCGTCATGGTGACGCACGACCCGACGGCCGCCGCGTACGCGGACCGCGTCGTGCTGCTCGCCGACGGACGCATCGCCGGCGACGTCGGCGACCCGTCGCCCGAGTCGGTGCTCGCCGCGCTCGACGGTCTGCGCAGCCTCGAGGCGCCGGTCGGGAGGGACGCCTGA
- a CDS encoding response regulator transcription factor has translation MTLPDPAPGLPDGRVRVALVDDQQLVRAGFRMVIDSQPDLEVVLEAGDGAQAVRALDPAARTATGPVDVVLMDVRMPTMDGLEATEAIVARGTPEHPAPRVIVLTTFDLDEYVLSAIRAGASGFLLKDAPPEEMLAAIRTVHRGDAVIAPSSTRRLLEHLVTALPTDEPAAADDPAHRAVAQLTDREREVLVLMARGRSNTEIGQDLFVAEATVKTHVGRILAKLGARDRVQAVVVAYETGLVRPGA, from the coding sequence GTGACGCTCCCGGACCCCGCCCCCGGCCTCCCCGACGGCCGCGTGCGCGTCGCCCTCGTCGACGACCAGCAGCTGGTCCGCGCCGGGTTCCGGATGGTCATCGACTCCCAGCCGGACCTCGAGGTCGTCCTCGAGGCGGGCGACGGGGCGCAGGCGGTGCGTGCGCTCGACCCGGCCGCGCGCACGGCGACCGGCCCGGTCGACGTCGTGCTCATGGACGTGCGCATGCCGACGATGGACGGCCTGGAGGCGACCGAGGCGATCGTCGCGCGGGGCACGCCCGAGCACCCCGCGCCGCGCGTCATCGTCCTGACCACGTTCGACCTGGACGAGTACGTCCTCAGCGCGATCCGGGCCGGTGCGAGCGGGTTCCTGCTCAAGGACGCGCCGCCGGAGGAGATGCTCGCGGCCATCCGCACGGTGCACCGCGGGGACGCCGTGATCGCCCCCTCGAGCACGCGCCGCCTGCTCGAGCACCTCGTCACGGCCCTGCCCACCGACGAGCCGGCGGCCGCGGACGACCCGGCGCACCGGGCGGTCGCCCAGCTCACCGACCGCGAGCGCGAGGTCCTCGTGCTCATGGCCCGCGGGCGGTCCAACACCGAGATCGGGCAGGACCTGTTCGTCGCCGAGGCGACCGTCAAGACCCACGTCGGCCGCATCCTCGCCAAGCTCGGCGCACGCGACCGCGTGCAGGCGGTCGTGGTGGCCTACGAGACCGGTCTGGTCCGGCCCGGCGCCTGA
- a CDS encoding sensor histidine kinase: MTWWDRLLRWEDSHRFAVDAGGAALLWLVLGTVATDLSAAGPVTDPGTRLAAFATIAPLAWRRVRPVASVAAVYTATLGHMVLGMPMLFPADLVVLLALYSVTVHGPRWAYRVAFAGAAAGTMLLSVLLSVQGAFYWPATIILSLFVGSMFAATFAFGLVRRSRREHLEALVDRARRLEVERDQQAVIAAAAERARIAREMHDIVAHSLTVMIAQADGGRYAAVADPDAATRALGTIAETGRAALTDMRRLLGVLRTDASRPLGGAPAPDGAPAGAALAPTGTAGAAGGPATTPQPAVDDLETLVAHMRTSGMRVSLVRLGTPRHLPPGAGLTVYRIAQESLTNVLKHAGPDPSVTVMLQWLPAAVRLEVSDDGRGAAADSDGLGQGLVGMRERAAMFGGTVTVGPRPGGGYRVRAELPTPSSARPGAAAGSAPPAPAPAAPTSPTASPSSSEGTRA; the protein is encoded by the coding sequence GTGACGTGGTGGGACCGCCTGCTGCGGTGGGAGGACTCCCACCGCTTCGCCGTCGACGCCGGCGGGGCCGCGCTGCTGTGGCTCGTCCTCGGCACGGTCGCGACCGACCTGTCCGCCGCCGGTCCCGTGACGGACCCCGGCACCCGCCTGGCTGCCTTCGCGACGATCGCCCCGCTGGCGTGGCGGCGCGTGCGTCCCGTGGCCAGCGTCGCGGCGGTCTACACGGCCACCCTCGGGCACATGGTGCTCGGGATGCCGATGCTCTTCCCGGCCGACCTCGTCGTGCTGCTCGCGCTGTACTCCGTCACCGTGCACGGGCCGCGCTGGGCCTACCGCGTCGCCTTCGCCGGTGCCGCGGCCGGCACGATGCTGCTCAGCGTCCTGCTCAGCGTGCAGGGCGCGTTCTACTGGCCCGCGACGATCATCCTGTCGCTGTTCGTCGGCTCGATGTTCGCCGCCACGTTCGCGTTCGGCCTCGTGCGGCGCAGCCGGCGCGAGCACCTCGAGGCGCTCGTCGACCGCGCCCGGCGGCTCGAGGTCGAGCGCGACCAGCAGGCGGTCATCGCCGCCGCGGCCGAGCGCGCGCGCATCGCGCGCGAGATGCACGACATCGTGGCGCACAGCCTCACCGTCATGATCGCCCAGGCCGACGGCGGCCGGTACGCCGCCGTCGCCGACCCCGACGCCGCCACACGCGCCCTGGGCACCATCGCCGAGACGGGCCGCGCGGCCCTCACCGACATGCGGCGGCTGCTCGGCGTGCTGCGCACGGACGCCAGCCGACCGCTCGGCGGCGCCCCCGCACCCGACGGTGCCCCGGCCGGTGCCGCCCTCGCGCCCACGGGGACGGCCGGCGCGGCGGGCGGTCCCGCGACGACCCCGCAGCCGGCGGTCGACGACCTGGAGACGCTCGTCGCGCACATGCGCACGAGCGGGATGAGGGTCTCGCTCGTGCGCCTGGGCACGCCCCGGCACCTGCCGCCCGGCGCCGGGCTCACGGTGTACCGGATCGCCCAGGAGTCCCTCACCAACGTGCTCAAGCACGCGGGCCCCGACCCGTCCGTCACCGTCATGCTGCAGTGGCTGCCCGCCGCGGTCCGGCTCGAGGTCAGCGACGACGGACGGGGCGCCGCCGCCGACAGCGACGGGCTCGGCCAGGGCCTGGTCGGCATGCGCGAGCGGGCCGCCATGTTCGGCGGGACGGTGACGGTCGGCCCACGACCGGGCGGTGGGTACCGTGTGCGCGCGGAGCTCCCCACGCCGTCGTCGGCCCGGCCCGGCGCCGCGGCCGGGTCCGCGCCGCCGGCCCCGGCCCCCGCGGCACCGACGTCCCCCACCGCCTCCCCCAGCTCCTCGGAAGGAACCCGCGCGTGA
- a CDS encoding response regulator transcription factor produces the protein MTQVLLAEDDPAIAEPLARALGREGYDVRVQGTGQGAIDGAATADLVVLDLGLPDMDGLDVARAIRSQGLTTPVLVLTARADEVDLVVGLDAGADDYVTKPFRLAELLARVRALLRRTVGDPQDEDELHAQDVRVDVAAHRAFQGERELHLTAKEFDLLRVLVGAAGTVVSRDALMREVWGSDPTGSTKTLDMHVSWLRRKLGDDANAPRYVTTVRGMGFRFEAGAATAAAGVPAAERVDQV, from the coding sequence ATGACCCAGGTGCTGCTGGCGGAGGACGACCCCGCGATTGCCGAGCCTTTGGCGCGGGCTTTGGGTCGTGAAGGGTACGACGTGCGCGTGCAAGGCACTGGTCAAGGGGCGATCGACGGCGCCGCGACCGCCGACCTCGTCGTCCTCGACCTCGGCCTGCCCGACATGGACGGCCTCGACGTGGCGCGCGCGATCCGCAGCCAGGGCCTCACGACGCCGGTGCTCGTGCTCACGGCCCGCGCCGACGAGGTCGACCTCGTCGTCGGCCTCGACGCCGGTGCCGACGACTACGTGACCAAGCCGTTCCGCCTCGCCGAGCTGCTCGCGCGTGTCCGGGCGCTGCTGCGCCGCACGGTCGGGGACCCGCAGGACGAGGACGAGCTGCACGCGCAGGACGTGCGCGTGGACGTCGCCGCGCACCGCGCCTTCCAGGGCGAGCGCGAGCTGCACCTGACGGCCAAGGAGTTCGACCTGCTGCGCGTGCTCGTCGGTGCCGCGGGCACCGTCGTGTCCCGCGACGCCCTCATGCGCGAGGTCTGGGGCTCGGACCCCACGGGCTCGACCAAGACGCTCGACATGCACGTCTCCTGGCTGCGCCGCAAGCTCGGCGACGACGCGAACGCGCCGCGCTACGTCACCACCGTCCGGGGCATGGGCTTCCGGTTCGAGGCGGGTGCCGCGACGGCGGCCGCGGGCGTGCCGGCCGCGGAGCGCGTCGACCAGGTCTGA
- a CDS encoding ATP-binding protein: protein MRRRVLQATIAAVTVAVVLLGFPLAFLGAQLVRENEVRGLEVRAESVARTVDFRLEQEIGLSDRMLEPYTGGDGEIAASVEVRTADGETYRAGPAVEDRTIAVRLTSDTLATVVLQVSWWDVFWLSARVIGLVVVAAVVAFGAGIAMAIWQANRLAAPLVYLAASAEQLGSGQVRPQLEPSGVEEIDLVAAELARSADRMAGRLAAERQFAADASHQLRTPLTALSMRLEEIMLTAGEPEVREEARISLEQVERLVRVVDDLLTRSRRTQGGTTEAVRLVEVVRQQEEEWAPTFAAAGRRLVVEVDPATQVLATPGALAQVLATLIENSLKHGAGTTTVRSRSGGAARSVVVEVGDEGAGVPDDLAPRIFEREVTSGAGTGLGLALARDLASADGGRLELAQRRPAVFAVFLSGVPASLRPEVVLPRGAMVSVRRDRRR from the coding sequence GTGCGCCGTCGCGTCCTGCAGGCGACGATCGCCGCCGTCACGGTGGCCGTCGTCCTGCTCGGCTTCCCGCTGGCGTTCCTCGGGGCCCAGCTCGTGCGCGAGAACGAGGTGCGCGGGCTCGAGGTGCGTGCGGAGTCCGTGGCCCGCACGGTCGACTTCCGCCTCGAGCAGGAGATCGGGCTGAGCGACCGCATGCTCGAGCCCTACACGGGCGGTGACGGGGAGATCGCCGCGTCCGTGGAGGTCCGGACGGCCGACGGCGAGACGTACCGGGCGGGCCCCGCGGTCGAGGACCGCACGATCGCCGTGCGCCTCACCTCGGACACCCTGGCCACGGTGGTGCTCCAGGTGTCCTGGTGGGACGTCTTCTGGTTGTCCGCACGGGTCATCGGGCTCGTCGTCGTCGCCGCGGTCGTGGCCTTCGGCGCCGGGATCGCGATGGCCATCTGGCAGGCCAACCGCCTCGCGGCGCCGCTGGTGTACCTCGCGGCGTCGGCGGAGCAGCTCGGCTCGGGCCAGGTGCGCCCGCAGCTCGAGCCGTCCGGCGTGGAGGAGATCGACCTCGTCGCCGCGGAGCTCGCGCGCAGCGCGGACCGCATGGCGGGGCGGCTCGCGGCCGAGCGGCAGTTCGCCGCGGACGCCTCGCACCAGCTGCGCACACCGCTGACCGCGCTGTCCATGCGGCTCGAGGAGATCATGCTCACCGCGGGCGAGCCGGAGGTCCGCGAGGAGGCCCGGATCTCGCTCGAGCAGGTCGAGCGGCTCGTGCGCGTCGTCGACGACCTGCTCACGCGGTCGCGACGCACGCAGGGCGGCACGACCGAGGCGGTCCGCCTCGTCGAGGTCGTCCGCCAGCAGGAGGAGGAGTGGGCGCCGACGTTCGCGGCGGCCGGCCGCCGGCTCGTCGTGGAGGTCGACCCGGCGACGCAGGTGCTCGCGACCCCGGGCGCGCTCGCGCAGGTCCTGGCGACCCTCATCGAGAACTCCCTCAAGCACGGCGCGGGCACCACGACCGTCCGCTCGCGCTCCGGGGGGGCCGCGCGCAGCGTCGTCGTCGAGGTGGGCGACGAGGGCGCGGGCGTGCCCGACGACCTCGCGCCGCGGATCTTCGAGCGTGAGGTGACCTCGGGCGCCGGCACAGGCCTCGGGCTGGCCCTGGCACGGGACCTCGCGAGCGCGGACGGGGGCCGGCTCGAGCTCGCGCAGCGCCGCCCGGCGGTGTTCGCGGTGTTCCTGTCCGGCGTGCCGGCGTCGTTGCGGCCCGAGGTGGTGCTCCCGCGCGGCGCCATGGTGTCGGTGCGCCGCGACCGGCGGCGCTGA
- the manA gene encoding mannose-6-phosphate isomerase, class I, with protein MRAIDPVLQHYAWGSTTAIPEALGSVPDGTPVAEAWFGAHSSAPSPVHVDGGPTTLDRFLVRDPRRTLGDDVVARFGGRLPYLLKLVAAAAPLSLQVHPTREQASAGFDAEEARGLAVDDPRRSYKDRNHKPELVYALSHFEALVGFRAPRRTAEILAGVDHPVAERLLELVTADATSEGVRAAFTELVGPETRPAPEEVDALAQVFARRLRDGSPSPRTDRAVATLAAAYPGDPGAVTAVLLNPVTLRPGEACFVPAGAVHAYLQGSAIEVMANSDNVLRAGLTSKHVDIPELLRTVDCVAAPPIRIAAERSFDATEVFYAPVDDFELSVTRLTDGRPARLPGVGPRIVLCLEGTCSLSADGGEHLEVRSGQAVFVEAADGPLVVQGFGQLVQASVP; from the coding sequence GTGCGGGCGATCGACCCGGTGCTGCAGCACTACGCCTGGGGCTCGACCACGGCGATCCCGGAGGCGCTCGGGTCCGTCCCCGACGGCACACCGGTCGCGGAGGCGTGGTTCGGGGCGCACTCGTCCGCCCCGTCGCCGGTGCACGTCGACGGCGGCCCGACGACCCTCGACCGGTTCCTCGTTCGCGACCCCCGTCGCACCCTCGGCGACGACGTGGTCGCCCGGTTCGGCGGTCGGCTGCCGTACCTGCTCAAGCTCGTCGCCGCGGCGGCGCCGCTGTCGCTGCAGGTGCACCCGACGCGCGAGCAGGCCTCCGCGGGCTTCGACGCCGAGGAGGCGCGCGGCCTGGCCGTCGACGACCCGCGGCGCAGCTACAAGGACCGCAACCACAAGCCCGAGCTCGTGTACGCGCTGAGCCACTTCGAGGCGCTCGTCGGGTTCCGTGCGCCGCGACGGACCGCGGAGATCCTCGCCGGCGTCGACCACCCCGTCGCGGAGCGGCTGCTGGAGCTCGTCACCGCCGACGCCACGTCCGAGGGCGTGCGTGCCGCGTTCACCGAGCTGGTCGGCCCCGAGACTCGCCCCGCGCCGGAGGAGGTGGACGCCCTCGCCCAGGTGTTCGCCCGCCGGCTGCGGGACGGGTCGCCCTCGCCGCGCACGGACCGGGCGGTCGCGACGCTGGCTGCGGCGTACCCGGGGGACCCCGGCGCCGTGACCGCCGTCCTCCTCAACCCCGTCACGCTGCGCCCCGGCGAGGCGTGCTTCGTCCCCGCCGGCGCCGTGCACGCGTACCTGCAGGGGTCGGCGATCGAGGTGATGGCGAACTCGGACAACGTGCTGCGCGCCGGTCTGACCTCCAAGCACGTCGACATCCCGGAGCTCCTGCGCACGGTCGACTGCGTCGCCGCGCCCCCCATCCGCATCGCCGCGGAGCGCTCGTTCGACGCGACCGAGGTCTTCTACGCGCCCGTCGACGACTTCGAGCTGTCCGTCACGCGGCTCACCGACGGCCGCCCCGCGCGCCTGCCCGGCGTCGGCCCGCGCATCGTGCTGTGCCTCGAGGGCACCTGCTCGCTCAGCGCGGACGGCGGCGAGCACCTGGAGGTCCGCAGCGGCCAGGCCGTCTTCGTCGAGGCGGCCGACGGGCCGCTCGTCGTCCAGGGGTTCGGCCAGCTGGTCCAGGCCTCCGTCCCCTGA
- a CDS encoding 5-(carboxyamino)imidazole ribonucleotide synthase, whose amino-acid sequence MTPPTVAVVGGGQLARMMAGPATALGLRLRVLVEAPGSSAAQAVADAPVGAAGDVDAVTALVAGAQVLTFEHEHVPGAVLDAVAARGVPVRPGPHALLHAQDKVVMRERLTALGVACPRWAPVATADELAAFLAAGGGRAVVKTARGGYDGKGVRVVHDPAEVADWLAAAADGTGPRLLAEELVPFRRELAALVARTPSGAVATWPVVESVQRDGVCAEVVAPAPDLHPATAAAAADVARRVAEGLDVTGVLAVEMFEVDDPDGGAPRVLVNELAMRPHNSGHWTIDGAVTSQFEQHLRAVLDLPLGATDARAPWTVMVNLLGSALDDPTDALAAVLAADPAAKVHLYGKEVRPGRKLGHVNVSGHDLEDVRARARAAVALLRGEASAPGDGGTA is encoded by the coding sequence GTGACCCCTCCCACCGTGGCCGTCGTGGGCGGCGGACAGCTCGCCCGCATGATGGCCGGACCCGCGACCGCCCTGGGGCTGCGCCTGCGCGTCCTCGTCGAGGCTCCCGGGTCGTCCGCGGCCCAGGCCGTGGCCGACGCGCCCGTCGGGGCCGCCGGCGACGTCGACGCCGTGACCGCGCTCGTCGCGGGAGCCCAGGTGCTCACGTTCGAGCACGAGCACGTGCCCGGCGCCGTCCTGGACGCCGTCGCCGCGCGCGGCGTGCCGGTCCGGCCCGGACCGCACGCGCTGCTGCACGCGCAGGACAAGGTGGTCATGCGGGAGCGGCTCACCGCGCTCGGCGTGGCGTGCCCCCGGTGGGCCCCCGTGGCCACGGCCGACGAGCTCGCCGCGTTCCTGGCCGCCGGTGGTGGCCGTGCCGTCGTCAAGACGGCGCGCGGCGGCTACGACGGCAAGGGGGTGCGCGTGGTGCACGACCCCGCCGAGGTGGCCGACTGGCTGGCCGCGGCCGCCGACGGGACCGGTCCCCGCCTGCTGGCCGAGGAGCTGGTGCCCTTCCGCCGGGAGCTCGCCGCGCTCGTCGCGCGCACGCCCTCCGGCGCGGTGGCGACGTGGCCCGTGGTGGAGTCCGTGCAGCGCGACGGCGTGTGCGCGGAGGTCGTCGCGCCGGCGCCGGACCTGCACCCGGCGACCGCCGCCGCGGCCGCCGACGTCGCGCGCCGCGTGGCGGAGGGGCTGGACGTCACGGGCGTCCTCGCGGTCGAGATGTTCGAGGTCGACGACCCGGACGGCGGTGCCCCGCGGGTCCTCGTGAACGAGCTCGCGATGCGGCCCCACAACTCGGGCCACTGGACGATCGACGGTGCGGTGACCAGCCAGTTCGAGCAGCACCTGCGGGCCGTGCTGGACCTGCCGCTGGGCGCCACCGACGCGCGCGCCCCCTGGACGGTCATGGTGAACCTGCTCGGCAGCGCCCTCGACGACCCCACGGACGCGCTCGCGGCGGTGCTGGCCGCCGACCCGGCCGCGAAGGTGCACCTCTACGGCAAGGAGGTGCGGCCGGGGCGCAAGCTCGGCCACGTGAACGTCAGCGGCCACGACCTCGAGGACGTCCGCGCACGTGCGCGGGCCGCCGTCGCGCTCCTGCGCGGCGAGGCGTCCGCACCCGGCGACGGAGGAACGGCATGA
- the purE gene encoding 5-(carboxyamino)imidazole ribonucleotide mutase, with protein MSGAPLVGIVMGSDSDWPVMQGAADALAEFGVPVEVDVVSAHRQPDKMVAYGRQAAERGLRVLVAGAGGAAHLPGMLAAVTPLPVVGVPVPLAHLDGMDSLLSIVQMPAGVPVATVSVGGARNAGLLAVRVLASGVDEEAVRLRAAMVDFQEGLRAQADAKGERLRALAHRPPTGFTA; from the coding sequence ATGAGCGGCGCACCCCTGGTCGGCATCGTCATGGGCTCGGACTCGGACTGGCCCGTGATGCAGGGGGCCGCGGACGCCCTCGCGGAGTTCGGCGTCCCCGTCGAGGTGGACGTCGTCTCGGCCCACCGCCAGCCCGACAAGATGGTGGCCTACGGTCGCCAGGCCGCCGAGCGCGGCCTGCGCGTGCTCGTCGCGGGTGCGGGCGGCGCCGCGCACCTGCCGGGCATGCTCGCGGCCGTCACGCCCCTGCCGGTGGTGGGGGTGCCCGTCCCGCTGGCGCACCTGGACGGCATGGACTCGCTGCTGTCCATCGTCCAGATGCCCGCCGGCGTGCCCGTGGCCACGGTCTCCGTGGGCGGCGCGCGCAACGCGGGGCTGCTCGCGGTGCGCGTCCTGGCGTCGGGCGTCGACGAGGAGGCCGTGCGCCTGCGTGCCGCGATGGTGGACTTCCAGGAGGGTCTGCGCGCGCAGGCCGACGCGAAGGGGGAGCGACTGCGCGCCCTCGCGCACCGCCCGCCCACCGGCTTCACCGCCTGA